Proteins from a genomic interval of Nitrospinaceae bacterium:
- a CDS encoding MmgE/PrpD family protein, translating to MSSADSPITDAVVEFVLGTEAAQIPEDVKVISRRCFVDGTGLMVAGSTDNSGRIVQAYAKEIGGEPEARIIGTDMTVSAHTAAFANGVAAHAMDYDDTQLSSYPDRIYGLMTHPTSPVLAASLAMAELLGSSGEELFTAFMIGFEVECKVAECIKPDHYIKGFHSTGTIGAIGAAVASAKLLGLDEAQLRFCLGIVCSESAGLRANFGTMTKPFHSGRAAENGVVAARLAAGGYTSDPGIFDGEWGFMQIMGGGCDPEYLVGELGDPWSAVDPGISIKPYPSGSLSHPSMDAMRDLILEHDIKPEQVKSVRLGTNTRVLQPLRYDDPQNELEAKFSMKYSLGILLLNGGKGGIAQYRDEVVESPEVKAMLEKVEPFVDEEIEAMGYDLIRSKLTIEMEDGTVHEKFSDTSRGTPKRPMDREELYEKFTECCSLVYEKDQIARAEAVLYKVDTLDGVYSLIDLLGTKNEE from the coding sequence ATTTGTTCTGGGGACCGAGGCCGCCCAGATTCCCGAGGACGTGAAAGTTATTTCCCGCCGCTGTTTTGTGGACGGGACCGGGCTTATGGTGGCCGGCTCGACCGACAATAGCGGGCGAATCGTCCAGGCATATGCCAAGGAGATTGGTGGAGAGCCCGAGGCGCGCATCATCGGCACAGACATGACGGTTTCGGCGCACACTGCAGCGTTCGCCAATGGCGTGGCGGCTCATGCCATGGACTACGATGACACCCAGCTTTCGAGCTACCCGGATCGTATCTATGGCCTGATGACCCATCCGACGTCGCCTGTGCTTGCCGCCTCGTTGGCGATGGCCGAACTTTTGGGCTCCTCGGGCGAGGAATTGTTCACGGCGTTCATGATCGGTTTTGAGGTCGAGTGCAAGGTTGCCGAATGCATCAAGCCCGATCATTACATCAAGGGTTTTCATTCGACGGGCACCATTGGCGCCATCGGCGCAGCGGTCGCAAGCGCCAAGCTTCTTGGCCTCGATGAAGCGCAGCTTCGCTTTTGCCTGGGCATTGTTTGCTCGGAGAGTGCGGGTCTTCGCGCGAATTTCGGGACGATGACGAAACCGTTTCACTCTGGACGCGCCGCCGAGAACGGTGTTGTTGCTGCGCGCCTCGCGGCGGGCGGATACACCTCGGACCCGGGCATCTTCGATGGTGAGTGGGGCTTCATGCAGATCATGGGTGGCGGCTGCGACCCTGAATATCTGGTCGGCGAGTTGGGCGACCCCTGGTCAGCGGTGGACCCCGGCATTTCGATAAAACCCTACCCGAGTGGCTCGCTTTCACACCCCTCAATGGATGCGATGCGCGATCTGATTCTTGAGCACGACATCAAGCCCGAGCAGGTGAAAAGTGTCCGTCTTGGCACAAACACCCGCGTACTCCAGCCGCTTCGCTACGACGATCCCCAGAACGAGCTTGAGGCGAAGTTCTCGATGAAATACAGCCTTGGCATTCTTCTTCTCAATGGCGGCAAGGGCGGCATTGCCCAGTATCGGGACGAGGTAGTTGAGAGCCCCGAGGTGAAGGCGATGCTTGAGAAGGTCGAGCCTTTCGTTGACGAGGAGATCGAGGCGATGGGCTATGACCTTATTCGCTCGAAGCTCACCATCGAAATGGAGGACGGCACCGTTCACGAAAAATTCTCGGACACCTCGCGCGGCACACCGAAGCGGCCGATGGATCGCGAGGAGCTTTACGAGAAATTCACCGAGTGCTGCAGCCTTGTTTACGAGAAGGATCAAATTGCTCGTGCCGAGGCGGTTCTATACAAGGTGGATACCCTCGATGGCGTTTATTCGCTAATCGATCTCCTGGGCACCAAAAACGAAGAGTAG
- a CDS encoding DUF4863 family protein, which yields MGFHKWDDFTRRANIRKGTWRRVIATENLTVQRGEMEPDTEFDGGVHRHPEDQIIVVMKGKMRLHIDGTEGWLEPGDVGVIPGGEFHGGVDVGPEGAEYLEIIAGGRMDYLPGYVGPPKNEFKGPGD from the coding sequence ATGGGTTTTCACAAATGGGATGACTTCACCCGGCGCGCCAATATCCGAAAGGGAACCTGGCGGCGCGTTATCGCGACGGAGAACCTTACCGTTCAGCGCGGGGAGATGGAGCCCGACACCGAGTTTGACGGTGGCGTTCACCGACATCCAGAAGATCAAATTATCGTTGTCATGAAGGGGAAGATGCGCCTTCACATTGACGGCACTGAAGGCTGGCTTGAGCCGGGCGATGTGGGTGTTATACCCGGCGGCGAGTTCCATGGCGGGGTGGATGTGGGGCCCGAGGGCGCCGAGTACCTTGAAATTATCGCAGGCGGGCGGATGGATTATCTGCCCGGCTATGTCGGACCTCCCAAGAATGAATTCAAGGGACCGGGGGATTAA
- a CDS encoding DUF4911 domain-containing protein has product MTLKPPASNPVSFSGSLIYWLEVPSDKQHFIHGILDGYDNLGYYQTMVHGWGERVDGGATSLARITSTEDTREEMDTLLEALSADFGLKLLDEAPDIAPDFQPVSRKPGDEAENA; this is encoded by the coding sequence TTGACCCTAAAGCCTCCTGCCTCGAATCCAGTATCGTTTTCGGGGAGCCTGATCTACTGGCTCGAAGTGCCTTCCGACAAACAACATTTTATCCACGGAATTTTGGACGGCTACGACAATCTGGGTTACTACCAGACGATGGTCCATGGATGGGGCGAGCGTGTAGATGGCGGGGCCACCTCGTTGGCGCGCATCACCTCGACCGAGGATACCCGGGAGGAGATGGACACCCTTCTTGAGGCGCTCTCTGCGGATTTTGGTCTCAAGTTGTTAGATGAGGCGCCTGATATTGCGCCTGACTTTCAACCCGTATCTCGCAAGCCAGGAGACGAGGCGGAAAACGCCTGA